A single region of the Agromyces sp. Leaf222 genome encodes:
- the rpoC gene encoding DNA-directed RNA polymerase subunit beta' produces MLDATTFDELRIGLATADDIRKWSYGEVKKPETINYRTLKPEKDGLFGEQIFGPSRDWECACGKYKRVRFKGIVCERCGVEVTKSSVRRERMGHIELAAPVTHIWYFKGVPSRLGYLLDMAPKDLEKVIYFAAYMVIDVDDEGRHADMPGLENEIRLEIKTIGDQRDARIATLMVRKEEELAALEAEGAKSDQKKRAEAAADKEMTGVRKSADEQIAHLERVWEDFRTLKVGDLKPEDAVFHELQDRFSMYFTAFMGAEAIKKRLLAFDLAAEAEDLRLQIAEGKGQKKIRAIKRLRVVSSFLATGNSPAAMVLDVVPVIPPELRPMVQLDGGRFATSDLNDLYRRVINRNNRLRRLLDLGAPEIIVNNEKRMLQEAVDALFDNGRRGRPVTGTGNRALKSLSDMLKGKQGRFRQNLLGKRVDYSGRSVIVVGPQLKLHQCGLPKQMALELFKPFVIKRLIDLSHAQNIKAAKRMVERSNPHVWDVLEEIIRERPVLLNRAPTLHRLGIQAFEPQLVEGKAIQLHPLVCAAFNADFDGDQMAVHLPLSVEAQAEARILMLASNNILKPSDGRPVTLPSQDMIIGLHHLTTEKPGAAGEGRAFSSISEAILAFDQNRPGDIALDLNAKVRIRLDGVHFAEGEAPENFVEGKPYLMETTLGRALFNEALPVDYPFFNEQAGKGQISAIVNDLAERYPKTEVAATLDRIKDAGFRWATRSGVTVALSDIITPPNKGEIVGRYEKLAAKVTAQFEKGLTTDLERRQELIQIWTKATDEVAKAMQENFPTDNTINRMVTSGARGNWLQVRNIAGMRGLVNNPKGEIIPRPIISSYREGLSVAEYFIATHGARKGLADTALRTADSGYLTRRLVDVSQDVIIREEDCGTGKGLELPIATTDAAGELVRDPNVENSVFARSLAADAVNDKGEVVAEAGEDVGDVLIEKLIAAGVGTIKVRSVLTCESAVGVCAKCYGRSLATGKLVDIGEAVGIIAAQSIGEPGTQLTMRTFHTGGSASADDITQGLPRVQELFEARTPKGASPIVEAAGRITIDESERQRKVILTPDNGDEPIAYNVLKRSTLLVEDGQHVELGQQLIVGAVDPKEVLRVKGVREVQKHLVDGVQGVYRSQGVPIHDKHIEVIVRQMLRKVTVVDHGDTDLLPGELVDRSKYQEINRATMTEGKKTASARQEVMGITKASLATESWLSAASFQETTRVLTQAAMEGKSDPLVGLKENVIIGKLIPAGTGLNRYRNVAVEATEEAKAERYPNRIFTDDAAFTEGDLSFVDFDAFSNDDFTPGNYS; encoded by the coding sequence TTGCTCGACGCAACCACATTTGACGAGCTTCGCATTGGCCTGGCGACCGCCGACGACATCCGCAAGTGGTCTTACGGTGAGGTCAAGAAGCCCGAGACCATCAACTACCGCACCCTGAAGCCCGAGAAGGACGGTCTGTTCGGTGAGCAGATCTTCGGACCGAGCCGTGACTGGGAGTGCGCGTGCGGCAAGTACAAGCGCGTTCGCTTCAAGGGCATCGTGTGCGAGCGCTGCGGCGTGGAGGTCACCAAGTCCTCCGTCCGTCGTGAGCGCATGGGCCACATCGAGCTCGCCGCTCCCGTGACCCACATCTGGTACTTCAAGGGTGTTCCCTCGCGCCTCGGCTACCTGCTCGACATGGCGCCGAAGGACCTCGAGAAGGTCATCTACTTCGCGGCCTACATGGTCATCGACGTCGACGACGAGGGTCGTCACGCCGACATGCCCGGCCTCGAGAACGAGATCCGTCTCGAGATCAAGACGATCGGCGACCAGCGCGATGCCCGCATCGCGACGCTGATGGTCCGCAAGGAGGAGGAGCTCGCGGCACTCGAGGCCGAGGGCGCCAAGTCCGACCAGAAGAAGCGCGCCGAGGCCGCCGCCGACAAGGAGATGACCGGCGTCCGCAAGTCGGCCGACGAGCAGATCGCGCACCTCGAGCGCGTGTGGGAGGACTTCCGCACCCTCAAGGTCGGCGACCTGAAGCCCGAAGACGCCGTCTTCCACGAGCTCCAGGACCGCTTCAGCATGTACTTCACCGCCTTCATGGGCGCTGAGGCCATCAAGAAGCGCCTGCTCGCGTTCGACCTGGCCGCCGAGGCCGAAGACCTGCGCCTGCAGATCGCCGAGGGCAAGGGTCAGAAGAAGATCCGTGCCATCAAGCGACTCCGCGTCGTGAGCTCCTTCCTCGCCACGGGCAACTCGCCCGCCGCGATGGTGCTCGACGTCGTTCCGGTGATCCCGCCGGAGCTTCGTCCGATGGTGCAGCTCGACGGTGGCCGCTTCGCGACCTCCGACCTCAACGACCTCTACCGTCGTGTGATCAACCGCAACAACCGCCTTCGTCGTCTGCTCGACCTCGGTGCCCCCGAGATCATCGTCAACAACGAGAAGCGGATGCTGCAGGAGGCCGTCGACGCGCTGTTCGACAACGGTCGTCGTGGTCGCCCGGTCACGGGTACCGGCAACCGCGCCCTCAAGTCCCTGAGCGACATGCTCAAGGGCAAGCAGGGTCGCTTCCGCCAGAACCTGCTCGGCAAGCGCGTCGACTACTCGGGCCGTTCGGTCATCGTCGTCGGCCCGCAGCTGAAGCTGCACCAGTGCGGTCTGCCCAAGCAGATGGCGCTGGAGCTCTTCAAGCCGTTCGTGATCAAGCGCCTGATCGACCTGAGCCACGCTCAGAACATCAAGGCTGCGAAGCGCATGGTCGAGCGCTCGAACCCGCACGTGTGGGACGTCCTCGAGGAGATCATCCGCGAGCGCCCCGTGCTGCTGAACCGTGCACCCACCCTGCACCGTCTCGGCATCCAGGCGTTCGAGCCGCAGCTCGTCGAGGGCAAGGCCATCCAGCTCCACCCGCTCGTGTGCGCCGCGTTCAACGCGGACTTCGACGGTGACCAGATGGCCGTGCACCTGCCGCTGTCGGTCGAGGCCCAGGCCGAGGCCCGCATCCTGATGCTCGCGTCGAACAACATCCTGAAGCCGTCCGACGGCCGTCCGGTGACCCTGCCCTCGCAGGACATGATCATCGGTCTGCACCACCTGACGACCGAGAAGCCCGGCGCAGCCGGCGAGGGCCGCGCGTTCTCGTCGATCTCCGAGGCCATCCTCGCGTTCGACCAGAACCGTCCGGGCGACATCGCGCTCGACCTGAACGCGAAGGTGCGCATCCGTCTCGACGGCGTGCACTTCGCCGAGGGCGAGGCCCCCGAGAACTTCGTCGAGGGCAAGCCGTACCTCATGGAGACCACGCTCGGTCGTGCGCTCTTCAACGAGGCGCTTCCGGTGGACTACCCGTTCTTCAACGAGCAGGCCGGCAAGGGCCAGATCTCGGCGATCGTCAACGACCTCGCCGAGCGCTACCCGAAGACCGAGGTCGCCGCGACCCTCGACCGCATCAAGGACGCCGGCTTCCGCTGGGCGACCCGTTCGGGCGTCACCGTGGCACTCTCCGACATCATCACGCCCCCCAACAAGGGTGAGATCGTCGGCCGCTACGAGAAGCTGGCCGCCAAGGTCACCGCGCAGTTCGAGAAGGGTCTCACGACCGACCTCGAGCGTCGTCAGGAGCTCATCCAGATCTGGACCAAGGCCACCGACGAGGTCGCCAAGGCCATGCAGGAGAACTTCCCGACCGACAACACCATCAACCGCATGGTCACGTCGGGCGCCCGTGGTAACTGGCTCCAGGTTCGCAACATCGCCGGTATGCGCGGTCTCGTGAACAACCCGAAGGGTGAGATCATCCCCCGCCCGATCATCTCCTCGTACCGCGAGGGGCTGTCGGTGGCGGAGTACTTCATCGCGACGCACGGTGCCCGAAAGGGTCTGGCCGACACGGCCCTCCGTACCGCCGACTCGGGGTACCTCACGCGTCGACTCGTCGACGTCTCGCAGGATGTCATCATCCGTGAAGAGGACTGCGGCACCGGCAAGGGCCTCGAGCTCCCCATCGCGACGACGGATGCCGCGGGCGAACTCGTCCGCGACCCCAACGTCGAGAACTCGGTGTTCGCCCGTTCGCTCGCGGCAGATGCCGTGAACGACAAGGGCGAGGTCGTCGCCGAGGCCGGCGAAGACGTGGGCGACGTGCTCATCGAGAAGCTCATCGCAGCAGGCGTCGGAACCATCAAGGTCCGCTCCGTCCTCACCTGCGAGTCGGCCGTCGGTGTCTGCGCGAAGTGCTACGGCCGTTCGCTCGCGACCGGCAAGCTCGTCGACATCGGCGAGGCCGTCGGCATCATCGCGGCCCAGTCGATCGGCGAGCCCGGCACGCAGCTCACGATGCGTACCTTCCACACCGGTGGTTCGGCTTCGGCCGATGACATCACGCAGGGTCTTCCCCGCGTGCAGGAGCTCTTCGAGGCCCGTACCCCCAAGGGTGCGTCGCCCATCGTCGAGGCCGCCGGTCGCATCACGATCGACGAGAGCGAGCGTCAGCGCAAGGTCATCCTCACGCCCGACAACGGCGACGAGCCGATCGCGTACAACGTGCTCAAGCGTTCGACCCTTCTGGTCGAAGACGGACAGCACGTCGAGCTCGGCCAGCAGCTGATCGTCGGCGCCGTCGACCCCAAGGAGGTCCTCCGGGTCAAGGGCGTGCGCGAGGTGCAGAAGCACCTCGTCGACGGTGTGCAGGGCGTCTACCGCTCGCAGGGTGTGCCGATCCACGACAAGCACATCGAGGTCATCGTGCGCCAGATGCTGCGCAAGGTCACCGTCGTCGACCACGGCGACACCGACCTGCTTCCGGGTGAGCTGGTCGACCGGTCGAAGTACCAGGAGATCAACCGCGCGACGATGACCGAGGGCAAGAAGACCGCCTCGGCTCGTCAGGAGGTCATGGGCATCACCAAGGCGTCGCTCGCGACCGAGTCGTGGCTGTCGGCCGCGTCCTTCCAGGAGACGACCCGCGTGCTCACGCAGGCCGCCATGGAGGGCAAGTCCGACCCGCTCGTCGGCCTCAAGGAGAACGTCATCATCGGAAAGCTGATCCCCGCGGGCACTGGTCTCAACCGGTACCGGAACGTGGCGGTCGAGGCGACCGAGGAGGCGAAGGCGGAGCGGTACCCGAACCGCATCTTCACGGACGACGCGGCGTTCACCGAGGGTGACCTGAGCTTCGTCGACTTCGACGCGTTCTCGAACGACGACTTCACGCCCGGCAACTACAGCTAG
- the rpoB gene encoding DNA-directed RNA polymerase subunit beta, producing MAAARNATTPTPKNGRGASRLSFAKVTDTLTVPDLLALQTESFDWLVGNDAWKARVEAAVEAGRKDLPEATGLEEIFEEISPIEDLGETMQLSFTNPELEPPKYTIDECKEKGKTYSAPLYVNAEFMNHLTGEIKTQTVFMGDFPLMTLRGTFVINGTERVVVSQLVRSPGVYFERTPEKTSDKDIYSARVIPSRGAWLEFEIDKRDQVGVRIDRKRKQSVTVFLKALGLTSEEILEEFAGYESIALTLEKDNILTKEEALKDIYRKLRPGEQVAAEAARALLDNFYFNPKRYDLAKVGRYKINTKLGLEAPLTDSVLTVQDIVATIKYLVALHDERTTLPGRRAGKAVELRLDVDDIDNFGNRRIRAVGELIQNQVRTGLSRMERVVRERMTTQDIEAITPQTLINVRPVVAAIKEFFGTSQLSQFMDQNNPLAGLTHKRRLSALGPGGLSRDRAGVEVRDVHPSHYGRMCPIETPEGPNIGLIGSLASFARINSFGFIETPYRKVVAGKVTDEIEYLTAMEESGEVIAQANAPLKSDGHFQEDRVLARKTGGEVDLIPADEIGYMDVSPRQMVSVGTSLIPFLEHDDANRALMGANMQRQAVPLLRSDSPFVGTGMEGYAAIDAGDVVTAEKPGVVTEVSADSVTVQLDEGGTQTYWLRKFDRSNQGTSYNNRVIVTAGERIEAGEVIADGPATDNGELALGKNLLVAFMPWEGHNFEDAIILSQNLVKDDVLSSIHIEEYEVDARDTKLGKEEITRDLPNVSPDLLSDLDERGIIRIGAEVRPGDILVGKVTPKGETELSAEERLLRAIFNEKSREVRDTSLKVPHGERGTIIAVKEFSAENDDELGSGVNQRVIVYIAQKRKITEGDKLAGRHGNKGVISKILPVEDMPFLADGTPVDVILNPLGIPGRMNFGQVLETHLGWVAKQGWKVEGNPSWAKKLPKAAHEAAPGTKVATPVFDGAFEEEIAGLLDSTLPNRDGERLIDSTGKTHLFDGRSGEPFPYPVSVGYMYILKLHHLVDDKIHARSTGPYSMITQQPLGGKAQFGGQRFGEMEVWALEAYGAAYALQELLTIKSDDILGRVKVYEAIVKGENIQEPGIPESFKVLMKEMQSLCLNVEVLSADGTAVSLRDTDDEAFRAAEELGINISARFESSNIDEI from the coding sequence AAGGACCTGCCCGAGGCCACCGGTCTTGAAGAGATCTTCGAGGAGATCTCTCCGATCGAGGACCTCGGCGAGACCATGCAGCTCTCGTTCACGAACCCCGAGCTCGAGCCGCCGAAGTACACGATCGACGAGTGCAAGGAGAAGGGCAAGACCTACTCCGCACCGCTCTACGTGAACGCCGAGTTCATGAACCACCTCACCGGTGAGATCAAGACGCAGACGGTCTTCATGGGCGACTTCCCGCTCATGACCCTCCGCGGCACCTTCGTCATCAACGGCACCGAGCGTGTCGTCGTCTCGCAGCTCGTGCGTTCGCCGGGCGTCTACTTCGAGCGCACCCCCGAGAAGACCTCCGACAAGGACATCTACTCGGCTCGCGTCATCCCGAGCCGTGGTGCATGGCTCGAGTTCGAGATCGACAAGCGCGACCAGGTCGGCGTGCGCATCGACCGCAAGCGCAAGCAGTCCGTCACCGTCTTCCTGAAGGCCCTCGGCCTGACCTCCGAGGAGATCCTCGAGGAGTTCGCCGGCTACGAGTCGATCGCCCTCACCCTCGAGAAGGACAACATCCTCACGAAGGAAGAGGCGCTCAAGGACATCTACCGCAAGCTGCGTCCGGGCGAGCAGGTCGCCGCCGAGGCCGCGCGTGCGCTCCTCGACAACTTCTACTTCAACCCGAAGCGCTACGACCTCGCGAAGGTCGGCCGGTACAAGATCAACACGAAGCTCGGCCTCGAGGCTCCCCTCACCGACTCCGTGCTGACGGTGCAGGACATCGTCGCGACGATCAAGTACCTCGTCGCCCTGCACGACGAGCGCACCACCCTGCCCGGCCGCCGCGCCGGCAAGGCGGTCGAGCTGCGCCTCGACGTCGACGACATCGACAACTTCGGCAACCGTCGCATCCGTGCGGTGGGCGAGCTGATCCAGAACCAGGTCCGCACCGGCCTGTCCCGCATGGAGCGCGTCGTCCGCGAGCGCATGACCACGCAGGACATCGAGGCGATCACCCCGCAGACCCTGATCAACGTGCGACCCGTCGTCGCCGCGATCAAGGAGTTCTTCGGCACGTCGCAGCTCTCGCAGTTCATGGACCAGAACAACCCGCTCGCGGGCCTGACCCACAAGCGTCGCCTCTCGGCGCTCGGCCCCGGCGGTCTCTCACGAGACCGCGCCGGCGTCGAGGTCCGAGACGTCCACCCCTCGCACTACGGCCGCATGTGCCCGATCGAGACCCCGGAAGGCCCGAACATCGGTCTGATCGGCTCGCTCGCATCGTTCGCGCGCATCAACTCGTTCGGCTTCATCGAGACGCCGTACCGCAAGGTCGTCGCGGGCAAGGTCACCGACGAGATCGAGTACCTGACCGCCATGGAGGAGTCCGGCGAGGTCATCGCCCAGGCGAACGCCCCGCTCAAGTCCGACGGGCACTTCCAGGAGGACCGCGTCCTCGCCCGCAAGACCGGCGGCGAGGTCGACCTCATCCCCGCCGACGAGATCGGCTACATGGACGTCTCCCCGCGCCAGATGGTGTCGGTGGGTACCTCCCTCATCCCGTTCCTCGAGCACGACGACGCGAACCGCGCCCTCATGGGTGCCAACATGCAGCGTCAGGCTGTGCCGCTGCTCCGCAGCGACTCGCCGTTCGTCGGAACCGGCATGGAGGGCTACGCGGCCATCGACGCCGGCGACGTGGTCACCGCCGAGAAGCCCGGTGTCGTCACCGAGGTCTCGGCCGACTCCGTCACCGTGCAGCTCGACGAGGGCGGCACGCAGACCTACTGGCTGCGCAAGTTCGACCGCTCCAACCAGGGCACGTCGTACAACAACCGCGTCATCGTGACCGCGGGTGAGCGCATCGAGGCCGGCGAGGTCATCGCCGACGGTCCCGCGACCGACAACGGCGAGCTCGCGCTCGGCAAGAACCTCCTCGTGGCGTTCATGCCGTGGGAGGGCCACAACTTCGAAGACGCGATCATCCTCAGCCAGAACCTGGTGAAGGACGACGTGCTCTCCTCGATCCACATCGAGGAGTACGAGGTCGACGCCCGCGACACGAAGCTCGGCAAGGAGGAGATCACCCGTGACCTCCCCAACGTCAGCCCCGACCTGCTCTCCGACCTCGACGAGCGCGGCATCATCCGCATCGGCGCCGAGGTCCGCCCCGGCGACATCCTCGTCGGCAAGGTCACGCCGAAGGGCGAGACCGAGCTGTCGGCCGAAGAGCGTCTGCTCCGCGCGATCTTCAACGAGAAGAGCCGCGAGGTCCGCGACACGTCGCTGAAGGTGCCCCACGGTGAGCGCGGAACGATCATCGCCGTCAAGGAGTTCTCGGCCGAGAACGACGACGAGCTCGGCTCGGGCGTCAACCAGCGCGTGATCGTCTACATCGCCCAGAAGCGCAAGATCACCGAGGGTGACAAGCTCGCCGGCCGTCACGGCAACAAGGGCGTCATCTCGAAGATCCTGCCGGTCGAGGACATGCCGTTCCTCGCCGACGGAACCCCCGTCGACGTGATCCTGAACCCGCTCGGCATCCCCGGTCGAATGAACTTCGGCCAGGTGCTCGAGACCCACCTCGGGTGGGTCGCCAAGCAGGGCTGGAAGGTCGAGGGCAACCCGTCGTGGGCCAAGAAGCTCCCGAAGGCGGCGCACGAGGCCGCTCCGGGCACCAAGGTCGCCACCCCGGTGTTCGACGGGGCCTTCGAGGAGGAGATCGCGGGTCTGCTCGACTCCACGCTCCCCAACCGCGACGGCGAGCGCCTCATCGACTCGACCGGCAAGACGCATCTCTTCGACGGTCGCTCCGGTGAGCCGTTCCCGTACCCGGTCTCGGTCGGCTACATGTACATCCTGAAGCTGCACCACCTCGTCGACGACAAGATCCACGCTCGTTCGACGGGCCCGTACTCGATGATCACCCAGCAGCCGCTCGGTGGTAAGGCGCAGTTCGGTGGGCAGCGATTCGGTGAGATGGAGGTGTGGGCCCTCGAGGCCTACGGCGCCGCATACGCGCTCCAGGAGCTCCTCACGATCAAGTCCGACGACATCCTCGGCCGCGTCAAGGTGTACGAGGCGATCGTCAAGGGCGAGAACATCCAGGAGCCCGGCATCCCCGAGTCCTTCAAGGTGCTCATGAAGGAGATGCAGTCGCTCTGCCTGAACGTCGAGGTCCTCTCGGCCGACGGCACCGCGGTCTCCCTCCGCGACACCGATGACGAGGCCTTCCGCGCTGCGGAAGAGCTCGGCATCAACATCTCCGCGCGCTTCGAGTCGTCGAACATCGACGAGATCTAA